Proteins from one Sabethes cyaneus chromosome 2, idSabCyanKW18_F2, whole genome shotgun sequence genomic window:
- the LOC128734349 gene encoding G2/mitotic-specific cyclin-A has translation MATFRIHEDLEKENRVLATKPGGAAAKQPQVQRSTFGVLNNVVGNKKTDGLVPGEKATLKDVKNKIKPLNNTKAKPDENGSLPMNQAKAVFKPVDPLKTFQVYADSKENVTKDGAAAKKDDSLVDAKREPLQELKNDDLLETPMSMGESFSPMSVDKSITLLEADISLPPRNDRDRFFEVEEYQSDILSYLREAEKQHRPKPAYMKKQPDINHSMRTILVNWLVEVSEEYRLQSETLCLAISYIDRFLSYMSVVRGKLQLVGTAAMFIAAKYEEIYPPDVGEFVYITDDTYTKTQVLRMEQLILKVLGFDLSVPTTLVFTTVYCVMNDVPDKVKYMCMYLCELSLLDADPYLTYLPSQIAAGALALSRYALDLPIWSRMLETNISYRLEDLKDIILDLNKTHMKADTLGEQAIQEKFKANKYMQVATIPAAELSEETFDKMCKSLAAIASAAAETEAAVAAEAPLNQNDSVREMMSSLLFV, from the exons ATGGCCACTTTTCGAATCCATGAGGACTTGGAAAAAGAAAACCGTGTTTTGGCAACAAAACCCGGTGGTGCGGCGGCCAAACAACCCCAGGTTCAACGGTCCACTTTTGGCGTGTTGAATAATGTAGTCGGCAACAAAAAAACGGATGGCCTAGTGCCAGGAGAAAAAGCG ACCCTGAaggatgtaaaaaataaaataaaaccacTAAACAACACGAAAGCTAAGCCGGATGAAAATGGCAGTCTACCGATGAATCAGGCTAAAGCCGTATTCAAACCCGTAGATCCGCTCAAAACATTTCAAGTGTATGCTGATTCGAAGGAAAACGTTACCAAGGACGGTGCAGCCGCTAAAAAGGACGATTCCCTTGTCGATGCTAAACGCGAGCCACTGCAAGAATTGAAAAATGATGACCTGCTTGAAACGCCGATGTCTATGGGCGAAAGTTTTTCCCCAATGTCGGTAGACAAATCGATAACTCTGTTAGAAGCGGACATTTCCTTGCCTCCCCGTAATGATCGGGACCGTTTCTTCGAAGTGGAAGAATATCAGTCGGATATTTTGTCATATTTAAGGGAAGCGGAGAAACAGCACCGTCCAAAGCCGGCCTATATGAAAAAACAACCGGACATCAACCATTCGATGCGTACTATTCTTGTAAATTGGCTGGTTGAGGTCAGTGAAGAGTACCGTCTACAAAGCGAGACGCTTTGCTTGGCCATCTCGTATATTGATCGGTTTCTCAGCTACATGTCTGTAGTGCGCGGTAAACTACAGCTGGTTGGCACAGCTGCCATGTTCATTGCTGC GAAATATGAGGAAATCTACCCGCCAGATGTTGGCGAATTTGTGTACATTACCGATGACACTTACACCAAAACACAAGTGCTACGCATGGAGCAGCTTATCCTCAAAGTGCTCGGTTTTGACCTTTCCGTACCAACTACGTTGGTATTTACCACCGTCTACTGCGTAATGAACGACGTACCAGACAAGGTGAAATACATGTGCATG TATCTCTGTGAGCTATCGCTTTTGGATGCTGATCCATACCTTACGTACCTGCCGTCCCAAATCGCGGCTGGCGCATTGGCTCTCTCCCGTTACGCACTTGATCTACCCATCTGGTCTCGCATGCTCGAAACCAACATTAGCTACCGGCTAGAAGATCTAAAAGACATAATTCTCGATCTGAACAAGACACACATGAAGGCTGATACCCTGGGGGAACAGGCGATCCAAGAAAAATTCAAGGCCAATAA atacaTGCAGGTCGCAACTATTCCCGCTGCCGAACTGTCGGAAGAGACGTTTGATAAGATGTGCAAATCCTTGGCAGCAATAGCATCCGCAGCAGCGGAAACAGAAGCTGCAGTTGCAGCTGAGGC